The following proteins come from a genomic window of Anopheles ziemanni chromosome 3, idAnoZiCoDA_A2_x.2, whole genome shotgun sequence:
- the LOC131287976 gene encoding L-threonine ammonia-lyase: MQVSSVTSQMASVKLTTRPPVGQAKSEPSPATNGISSSNTNDTPTATATTTGTAGATEPEIVDPFCNADNPQIITFQDVTSAAFKIRKGVELTPCVKSHFSDLIDMDIYLKKEFLQFTGSFKERGARYALLMLSDEQKRTGVISASLGNHAQGLSYHGWKLGIPVTVVMPMKASLMKIQKCRNYHATVVVQGADMGEAKRIALKMAHDRGLTYINGYDHPHIMSGQGTIGLEIIEQVADIDAVVVPVGGGGLIAGVATAIKNLSPNTKIIGVESEKCPSFTRALENGGPIFVANQETLADGLAVPQVGYNAYATTVPLMDKMVVVKEEWIALAILRLVELEKCVVEGAGAAGLAAIMAGHLNEFIGKRVVLLICGGNIDTTMFGKCLERGMAAEGRLQRFTVTVSDGPGGVAKLCNLLAKLGVSIKDIMHERAFIRDIHHVEVKVICETRDWEHSKEMRKVLQETYSKVHFYDMPMAITE; encoded by the exons ATGCAGGTGTCATCCGTAACGTCACAAATGGCTTCCGTGAAGCTGACAACTCGGCCACCGGTCGGTCAGGCAAAAAGTGAACCATCGCCAGCCACCAacggcatcagcagcagcaacaccaatgACACGCCGACCGCCACCGCTACGACCACCGGAACCGCCGGTGCGACCGAACCGGAAATCGTCGATCCGTTCTGCAATGCGGACAATCCGCAGATAATCACCTTCCAGGACGTAACGTCGGCCGCGTTCAAAATCCGTAAAGGTGTCGAGCTGACGCCGTGCGTG AAATCCCATTTCAGCGACCTGATCGACATGGACATCTACTTGAAGAAGGAGTTCCTGCAGTTCACGGGCAGCTTCAAGGAGCGTGGGGCCCGCTACGCGCTGTTGATGCTGTCGGACGAGCAGAAAAGAACGGGCGTAATCTCGGCCTCCCTGGGGAACCACGCTCAG GGACTGTCCTATCATGGCTGGAAGCTGGGCATCCCGGTGACGGTGGTGATGCCGATGAAAGCTTCGCTGATGAAAATCCAGAAATGCCGCAACTATCACGCCACCGTCGTCGTGCAG GGCGCGGACATGGGTGAAGCGAAGCGTATCGCGCTGAAAATGGCCCACGACCGGGGCCTAACGTACATCAACGGGTACGACCATCCGCACATCATGTCCGGCCAGGGTACGATCGGGCTGGAGATCATCGAGCAGGTCGCGGACATTGACGcggtggtggtgccggtggGTGGCGGCGGGCTGATTGCCGGGGTCGCCACCGCCATCAAGAATCTCAGCCCGAATACCAAAATCATC GGCGTCGAGTCGGAAAAGTGTCCCAGCTTCACGCGAGCGCTCGAGAACGGCGGGCCGATCTTCGTGGCGAACCAGGAGACGCTGGCCGACGGGTTGGCGGTGCCGCAGGTGGGCTACAACGCTTACGCCACCACCGTGCCGCTGATGGACAAAATGGTCGTCGTGAAGGAGGAGTGGATCGCGCTGGCCATCCTGCGGCTGGTGGAGCTGGAAAAGTGCGTGGTGGAGGGAGCGGGCGCCGCCGGACTGGCCGCCATTATGGCCGGCCATCTGAACGAGTTCATCGGGAAGCG TGTGGTGCTGCTAATTTGCGGAGGCAATATTGATACGACCATGTTCGGCAAGTGTCTCGAACGTGGCATGGCCGCCGAGGGTCGCTTGCAGAG ATTCACCGTGACCGTCAGTGATGGCCCGGGCGGAGTCGCCAAACTGTGCAATCTGCTGGCCAAGCTGGGCGTTTCCATCAAGGACATAATGCACGAACGTGCCTTCATTCGCGACATTCACCACGTCGAG GTAAAAGTCATCTGCGAAACGCGAGATTGGGAGCACTCGAAGGAAATGCGCAAAGTTCTCCAGGAGACCTACAGCAAAGTACACTTCTACGACATGCCAATGGCGATCACGGAATAG